ATACACCTTATTTCATtagcaaacataaaaaaacttGCAATACATTAACAAACAGATATATGATTGATGAGATCACCTTTTAATGTCCTGAGAAACGCTCTTTGTTGTTTCACCGTCTCTATTATGTCTGTCCTTTGGTCAGaagtctccctcctcttctgctccaaCTGTTGCAGTCTCTCTGTGTCCGCCTCATAATGACAGCCATTGTTCCCCATCACCATATGGTCAATCTTTTCCAGCAGCTCTGTGACCTGCGTGGTATCATCCCTTCTCCTGCTGTTGAGGATGTGATATCTGTTACCACATTTCTTAACAAGACATGCAAGagctttctcctctctcaggtGTTGTTCTATGCTGGTGTCACCCGGCCGGTTCCCAGAGATGAACAGCACTATTGTATGTCTCCAGACTCTCTCACCGAGAAGACTCAGGTGCTCTTCAGTTGTCCTTTGCTGTGTCTCGGTGAATCGAGAGTCCAGACGAATGACTAGCAGAAAGGTGTCAGGTCCTGGtaggcacacagaaacactgagcTCCAGCTGCTCTTTCGTCAGTCTGGGAGTTTCCTCCAGAGGGTAATTTCTCCACCATCCTGGAGCTTCGACTACGGTCACCTGCCTCCCTGCtacatctccctgtctcttcacacactgagtGGTTCTCCTTGAGTCAAACACCTCTTTGCCGAGGATGGTGTTTCCAGCTGAGCTCTTCCCAGCTCCCCGGTTCCCCACCAGCACGATGCATCTTTCACCTGGCACAGAGTTCAAACAAGTCAGCACTCTTTCACTTAGGAATTAATTAATGTTCACATTCACTTTTCTAATTTCTCAGACAAGCTTTTTAATTACAGCGGTCAGTCCATTTACAACCTatcaaaatgcattattttctgaATTGAGCTGACATCAAAATAAATGTCTTTAAGTCTTTTTTACACTCATG
Above is a genomic segment from Clupea harengus chromosome 3, Ch_v2.0.2, whole genome shotgun sequence containing:
- the LOC116219135 gene encoding GTPase IMAP family member 8-like; translation: MAVVGEDVCVGERCIVLVGNRGAGKSSAGNTILGKEVFDSRRTTQCVKRQGDVAGRQVTVVEAPGWWRNYPLEETPRLTKEQLELSVSVCLPGPDTFLLVIRLDSRFTETQQRTTEEHLSLLGERVWRHTIVLFISGNRPGDTSIEQHLREEKALACLVKKCGNRYHILNSRRRDDTTQVTELLEKIDHMVMGNNGCHYEADTERLQQLEQKRRETSDQRTDIIETVKQQRAFLRTLKGDLINHISVC